Proteins encoded together in one Thermodesulfobium sp. 4217-1 window:
- a CDS encoding carboxypeptidase-like regulatory domain-containing protein: MKSYTSIIIMFLFVTTLFISNARAFELPFFKKSNKAKIEKITPAQLSETGFFGFVISKESFDPIPNATIKFNNEQTTSSDRGYFSVQGLKPGKYKLFVSAAGFKPLKRTIEVKAGTYNQIDSFELNPIPKKTNKKKKKFLFFTF; this comes from the coding sequence ATGAAAAGTTACACATCAATAATAATAATGTTTTTATTCGTAACCACTTTATTCATATCTAACGCAAGGGCTTTTGAACTGCCTTTTTTCAAAAAAAGCAACAAAGCAAAAATAGAAAAAATCACCCCTGCTCAACTTTCTGAAACAGGTTTTTTTGGTTTTGTGATCAGCAAAGAATCTTTTGACCCAATACCAAATGCAACGATAAAATTTAACAATGAGCAAACAACATCATCCGATAGAGGTTACTTTAGCGTACAGGGGTTAAAGCCAGGAAAGTACAAACTCTTCGTCTCTGCTGCTGGCTTTAAGCCTTTGAAAAGAACTATTGAGGTAAAAGCGGGCACCTACAATCAAATAGACTCATTTGAACTCAACCCTATCCCAAAGAAGACCAACAAAAAGAAAAAGAAATTCCTATTCTTCACGTTTTAA
- the disA gene encoding DNA integrity scanning diadenylate cyclase DisA, protein MENSVFKRKDWLKSLKLISPGNPLRDGVDLILDARGGALIVVGSPEKTLPITVGGFPLEIEFTPARLFELSKMDGAIILNADAKTILRANALLIPNPNIPSVNTGSRHQAAERFAKQTGELIIAISERRGVVTLYKGDVTYPLKSSASIVGRANQALTTLDSYKQVFNRSLEHLSVLEFTDSVTASDIANIITRSEMLKFIEEEIETYIIQLGKDGLLTKWQLLELMSEVKETEVLILKDYLNEEKLTDITKLLENLKQLKSEQDILDQIVVMKHLGFNNPDQPLTPKGYRVLGNVPRLPSAIVEKLIVNYKNLNNLLEAKEEDLDKLEGVGKIRAHQVVSCLSRMKEVTKISSSRDIKKN, encoded by the coding sequence ATGGAAAACTCAGTATTCAAAAGAAAAGATTGGTTAAAATCTCTAAAATTGATTTCACCTGGAAACCCATTAAGAGATGGTGTGGACCTAATCCTTGATGCCAGAGGAGGTGCGCTTATTGTTGTAGGCAGTCCAGAAAAAACCCTGCCAATAACAGTTGGAGGCTTTCCTCTCGAAATAGAATTTACTCCTGCCAGATTATTTGAATTGTCAAAGATGGATGGAGCCATAATACTAAATGCTGACGCAAAAACGATATTAAGGGCAAACGCACTCCTTATACCAAATCCAAACATACCATCTGTAAACACTGGGTCAAGACACCAGGCGGCAGAAAGGTTTGCAAAGCAAACAGGCGAATTGATAATAGCGATCTCAGAAAGAAGAGGTGTGGTGACTCTATATAAAGGAGATGTAACATATCCTTTGAAAAGCAGCGCATCTATTGTGGGGCGCGCAAATCAAGCACTCACCACGCTTGATAGCTACAAACAAGTTTTTAATCGCTCGCTCGAACACCTATCTGTCCTTGAGTTCACAGACAGCGTTACAGCATCAGATATCGCAAATATCATCACCAGATCTGAAATGCTAAAATTTATTGAAGAAGAGATAGAAACATATATTATACAGCTTGGCAAAGACGGTCTCTTAACGAAATGGCAATTGCTCGAACTCATGTCCGAAGTTAAAGAAACCGAGGTTTTAATTCTAAAAGACTACCTCAACGAAGAAAAATTAACAGATATAACAAAATTACTTGAAAATTTAAAACAGCTTAAGTCTGAACAAGACATATTAGATCAGATTGTAGTAATGAAACATCTTGGTTTCAACAATCCAGACCAACCTTTAACTCCAAAGGGTTATAGAGTATTAGGAAATGTGCCTAGGCTGCCATCGGCAATTGTAGAGAAGTTGATTGTAAATTATAAAAACTTGAACAACTTGTTGGAAGCAAAAGAAGAAGATCTCGACAAGCTCGAAGGTGTAGGCAAGATTAGAGCACATCAGGTTGTAAGCTGTCTATCAAGGATGAAAGAAGTTACAAAGATATCTTCTTCAAGAGATATCAAAAAGAATTAA
- a CDS encoding ATP-dependent Clp protease ATP-binding subunit, whose protein sequence is MFEKFTEKAAKAIILAQEEAKRLGHNFVGTEHILLGLLAEGTGIANKVINSMDIEPQDIRREVERLIGRGGGTLISEIPFTPRAKRVLELSWEEARLLGHNHIGTEHILLGLLREGDGIGARVLKSFGLDIGKVRSQIIQIISGGSVIKSKESSRTPLLNEFGRDLTALAREKKLDPVIGRDKEIKRLIQIMCRRTKNNPVLIGDPGVGKTAIVEGLAQSIVDGGVPLLLRKKRLISLDLGLLIAGTKYRGEFEDRLKKITEEIRSSGNIILFIDELHTIVGAGAAEGAVDAANILKPALARGEIQCIGATTVEDYRKHLEKDAGLERRFHPIQVEEPTQEEAIQILMGLRERYETHHGVKISEDAIMSSVKLAKRYISDRFLPDKAIDVLDEASAKVKLKEPAISDAWKDLYKQLEYVIAEKESVIRMQDFEKAAILRDDEQKIRDEISTFNNQEIDDTLEAKIVTEEDIAEIVSEWTGVELKKLTESEMKKLLNLENALHKRIVAQDEAVRSIAKTLRRTRAGLQDPKKPLGSFLFLGPTGVGKTELAKTLAEYLFGSEESLLRFDMSEYMEKHTVSRLVGAPPGYVGYTEGGQLTDAVRRKPSSVILFDEIEKAHPDVFNLLLQILDDGRLTDGKGRTVNFKNTILIMTSNLGTHMLKEGSPGFLASSNALDYEKLKSQIQKELKDTFRPEFLNRIDEIIIFSSLSQPDMLNITEKILENVKDKLKVNLIDISFSEKAIEQLAKEGFDPKFGARPLKRLIQKRIEDPIADKIIEGSIRANDSIEVDHNSTEFVFKNIQELVPARSCNSK, encoded by the coding sequence ATGTTTGAAAAGTTTACCGAAAAGGCAGCCAAGGCTATAATCCTTGCTCAGGAAGAAGCCAAGCGCTTGGGCCATAATTTCGTCGGTACTGAACATATACTTTTAGGTCTCTTGGCTGAAGGAACAGGCATTGCAAACAAGGTTATAAATTCTATGGATATAGAACCACAAGATATAAGACGTGAAGTAGAAAGACTGATAGGCCGCGGCGGCGGCACGCTTATATCGGAAATACCATTCACGCCAAGAGCCAAAAGAGTACTGGAGCTTTCATGGGAAGAAGCAAGGCTTCTAGGCCATAATCACATAGGCACTGAGCATATACTTCTCGGTCTTCTTAGAGAGGGAGATGGCATTGGAGCAAGAGTTCTAAAATCGTTTGGCCTGGATATAGGAAAAGTTAGAAGCCAGATTATACAAATAATATCTGGCGGATCAGTGATTAAAAGCAAAGAATCAAGCCGTACTCCACTCCTGAATGAGTTTGGAAGAGATCTTACGGCCCTTGCACGAGAAAAAAAGTTAGATCCTGTAATAGGAAGAGATAAAGAAATAAAAAGACTAATACAGATAATGTGCAGGAGAACGAAAAACAATCCTGTACTTATCGGAGATCCAGGTGTAGGCAAAACTGCAATAGTTGAAGGCCTAGCCCAATCAATAGTTGATGGCGGTGTCCCGCTTTTACTAAGGAAGAAACGTTTAATCTCCCTTGATCTTGGATTACTAATAGCAGGCACGAAATATCGCGGAGAATTCGAGGATAGACTTAAGAAAATAACAGAAGAAATAAGAAGCTCTGGAAACATAATACTCTTTATCGATGAGTTGCACACAATAGTTGGGGCTGGTGCTGCCGAGGGAGCGGTAGATGCTGCCAACATACTCAAGCCCGCTCTTGCAAGGGGTGAAATCCAATGTATCGGAGCAACGACTGTTGAAGACTATAGAAAGCATCTCGAAAAGGATGCGGGGCTCGAGAGAAGATTCCATCCCATACAGGTCGAAGAGCCAACCCAAGAGGAAGCAATTCAAATATTAATGGGCCTAAGAGAAAGATATGAAACGCATCACGGAGTAAAAATTTCCGAAGATGCAATTATGTCATCAGTAAAACTCGCCAAAAGATATATTTCTGACAGATTTCTGCCAGACAAGGCGATAGACGTTCTTGACGAGGCATCTGCAAAAGTAAAGCTAAAAGAGCCTGCCATATCAGATGCATGGAAAGACCTTTACAAACAATTGGAATATGTAATTGCAGAAAAAGAAAGCGTCATAAGAATGCAAGATTTTGAAAAGGCTGCGATCTTAAGAGACGATGAACAAAAAATAAGAGATGAAATATCTACTTTTAATAACCAGGAAATAGACGATACCCTGGAGGCCAAGATAGTAACCGAAGAAGATATCGCAGAAATAGTTAGCGAATGGACGGGAGTAGAGTTAAAGAAACTTACCGAGTCTGAAATGAAGAAGCTGTTGAACCTTGAAAATGCTCTTCATAAGAGAATAGTTGCTCAGGATGAGGCCGTAAGATCAATTGCAAAAACACTAAGAAGAACAAGGGCGGGTCTCCAGGATCCCAAAAAGCCCTTAGGATCTTTTTTGTTCTTGGGGCCAACCGGAGTAGGAAAGACTGAGCTTGCAAAAACACTTGCCGAATACCTTTTCGGAAGTGAAGAATCGCTATTGAGATTTGATATGTCAGAATATATGGAAAAGCACACAGTATCGCGTTTGGTTGGAGCTCCTCCTGGATACGTTGGCTACACCGAAGGTGGCCAGCTTACTGATGCCGTCAGGAGAAAGCCCTCATCTGTCATTTTGTTTGACGAGATAGAAAAGGCTCACCCCGATGTGTTTAACCTCTTGTTACAGATATTAGATGACGGAAGATTGACTGATGGAAAGGGCAGAACGGTCAATTTCAAGAATACAATTCTTATTATGACCTCTAACCTTGGAACACACATGCTAAAAGAGGGCTCACCCGGATTTTTAGCATCCTCAAACGCACTTGATTACGAAAAACTGAAAAGTCAAATTCAAAAAGAACTCAAGGATACCTTTAGACCAGAATTTTTAAACAGAATAGATGAAATAATAATATTCAGCTCTCTTTCACAGCCAGACATGCTCAATATAACAGAAAAAATATTAGAAAATGTAAAGGACAAGCTGAAGGTAAACCTGATAGACATATCTTTCTCTGAAAAGGCTATAGAACAATTAGCCAAAGAGGGCTTTGACCCAAAGTTTGGAGCCAGACCACTAAAAAGACTAATCCAAAAGAGAATAGAAGACCCGATAGCTGACAAGATCATAGAAGGCTCAATTAGAGCAAACGATAGCATAGAAGTCGACCATAACTCAACTGAGTTTGTATTTAAAAATATACAAGAGCTTGTACCAGCGAGGAGCTGCAATAGCAAATAA
- a CDS encoding YibE/F family protein: MKKTIVLLCLACIYLTFFLVRDALCDQPSQTYEEARVISVSKEPNKDNPNLEILQTKIELITGVFKDKEFTTEYVHQIGSPYDLKLSPDERVIVYQQIRSDNEPTFFISDIARYNKYPWLLLIFFILIFIASGLRGIYMMIGLFGFMFLIWLWLIPAVITNLNILVVTIAVLFIGVVIQTILICGFSQKSLSAIIGTISGIIVASVFSYYLNSFLNITGMISEEGLFLKNISLNINFTNLLSSAMIIGSSGAAIKLSTGIASTAEQYKMLFPTSNWREIFNSSFQSGRESLPELLQTLYLAYIGCYLPLILLVSIQGPTLSWFRVFSLEVVATEIARSFIAIIVLFITLPVTSFLISRFLSSNFVLNLFLKIVGKILILKR, from the coding sequence ATGAAAAAAACCATAGTTCTTTTATGTCTCGCTTGTATCTACCTAACATTTTTTTTGGTGCGCGATGCACTATGCGACCAACCTTCCCAAACCTATGAGGAAGCAAGAGTAATTTCTGTTTCAAAAGAGCCGAACAAAGATAATCCAAACCTTGAAATATTGCAGACCAAGATCGAACTTATTACCGGGGTCTTTAAGGATAAAGAGTTTACCACAGAATACGTTCACCAGATTGGCTCACCTTACGACTTAAAACTGTCACCGGATGAAAGAGTGATAGTTTATCAGCAGATAAGATCGGACAACGAACCGACATTTTTTATTTCAGATATTGCCAGATACAATAAATACCCATGGCTCCTTTTAATATTTTTTATTTTAATTTTTATTGCAAGCGGTTTAAGAGGAATATATATGATGATAGGGCTATTTGGCTTTATGTTCTTAATATGGCTTTGGCTAATACCGGCAGTAATTACAAATCTAAACATCCTTGTCGTCACCATTGCAGTCTTGTTTATAGGCGTCGTGATACAAACAATATTGATCTGTGGTTTTTCCCAAAAATCTTTATCTGCAATTATAGGCACTATTTCTGGCATCATTGTCGCATCTGTTTTTTCTTATTATCTTAATAGTTTCTTGAACATCACAGGGATGATAAGCGAGGAAGGATTATTCTTGAAAAATATTAGCTTGAACATTAATTTTACAAATCTTTTATCATCTGCAATGATAATTGGTTCTTCTGGAGCGGCGATAAAGTTATCGACAGGCATTGCCTCTACGGCAGAACAGTATAAAATGCTCTTTCCTACTTCAAATTGGAGAGAAATTTTTAACTCTTCTTTCCAATCAGGAAGAGAAAGCTTGCCAGAATTGCTGCAGACTCTCTACCTTGCTTACATTGGATGTTACCTGCCCTTAATACTTTTAGTATCAATACAGGGACCGACTCTTTCATGGTTTAGGGTATTTAGTCTTGAGGTGGTAGCTACAGAAATTGCAAGGTCATTTATAGCAATAATAGTGCTCTTTATAACTCTACCTGTAACGTCATTTCTTATATCAAGATTTTTATCTTCTAATTTTGTTTTAAATCTATTTTTAAAAATAGTAGGTAAAATTCTAATATTAAAAAGGTGA
- the ppk1 gene encoding polyphosphate kinase 1 — MIRERIYNINRELSLLEFNKRVLEEAKDGSNKLFERLKFLSIVSSNMDEFFMIRVSSIIDKVLDDFVFQDSSGLTPEELYKEITLKAHQISQDQQTLFLEELMLLLKKNNINILKINELSPNQLNFVQKYYKNTIYPVLTPMAVDSSRPFPFIQSRTLNIFVLLRSNSDYLVKNKNQKLKKEDVFAIIQVPGVLDRFISLPSDKNSYSYILLEDIIAHHLGDLFNNQEIVYNSLFRITRDADLTIDEQIAEDILEEIEKSLKRRRYGEVVKLEISKDCPEILENFLKDNFELDEEDVYKIDGPLDYTFLMKFSNQEIAAFKSLKDIPLQPVRPIDFLTADNTTIFDLIKERDLLLHTPFESFEKIIEFVRTAAQDPDVLAIKMTLYRVTKNSPIVKALEEAADNGKQVTVVIELKARFDEENNIIWAKKLEKAGCHVVYGLTHLKVHSKAILVVRKEEGTIRRYVHLGTGNYNENTAKIYTDLSLFTSNVYFGTDVSNLFNTLTGLSQPSHWYKIGVSPINLREKIIRLIRRESKYRSNGHIIAKMNALVDDEIVKELYLASIEGVKIDLIVRGICCLRPSIKEISENIRVISIVGRFLEHSRIFYFKNDSNEEIYLSSADWMPRNLDRRIETIFPVESEALKERIKKCLNIMLKDNVKARDLNEDGSYIRVPKNSQNQIDSQMLLYETILKSAEVKNKEIKTIKSMEFVPIQNFDDETAI; from the coding sequence ATGATCAGAGAAAGAATCTACAACATAAATAGAGAGCTATCTCTTTTAGAATTCAACAAGAGAGTGCTTGAGGAAGCGAAAGACGGCAGTAACAAACTCTTTGAAAGGCTAAAATTTCTTTCCATAGTTAGCTCCAATATGGACGAGTTCTTTATGATCAGAGTAAGTTCAATTATAGACAAGGTGCTCGACGATTTCGTATTTCAGGACTCATCAGGTCTAACTCCTGAAGAGCTTTACAAGGAAATTACCTTAAAAGCTCACCAGATATCCCAAGATCAGCAAACTCTTTTTTTGGAAGAACTCATGCTTCTTTTGAAAAAAAACAACATAAATATATTAAAAATCAATGAGTTAAGCCCAAACCAGCTAAACTTTGTACAAAAATACTACAAAAACACTATTTACCCAGTGCTAACTCCTATGGCTGTGGATAGCTCAAGGCCATTCCCTTTTATTCAGAGCAGAACCCTAAATATATTTGTCTTATTAAGATCAAATTCCGATTATCTTGTAAAAAATAAAAACCAAAAACTTAAAAAGGAAGATGTTTTCGCAATAATTCAGGTGCCAGGCGTCTTAGACAGATTTATTTCCCTACCCTCTGATAAGAACAGTTACAGCTACATACTCTTAGAAGACATAATAGCCCACCACTTAGGCGACCTCTTCAACAACCAAGAAATTGTCTACAATTCACTCTTCAGGATCACAAGAGATGCCGATCTCACTATAGACGAACAAATTGCAGAAGATATATTAGAAGAAATAGAAAAGTCTTTAAAAAGAAGAAGATACGGCGAGGTAGTTAAGCTTGAAATAAGTAAAGATTGCCCTGAAATTTTAGAAAATTTTTTAAAAGACAATTTCGAGCTTGACGAAGAAGATGTATATAAAATAGATGGACCATTAGACTATACCTTCCTAATGAAGTTTTCCAATCAAGAAATTGCAGCGTTCAAAAGTCTTAAAGACATCCCTTTGCAACCAGTAAGGCCAATCGATTTCTTGACAGCTGACAATACAACCATATTCGATCTGATAAAAGAAAGAGATCTCTTGCTGCATACCCCGTTTGAGAGCTTTGAAAAGATTATAGAATTTGTTCGCACAGCAGCACAAGATCCAGATGTTCTCGCAATAAAAATGACACTATATAGAGTCACGAAAAATTCCCCAATAGTAAAAGCCCTTGAAGAAGCTGCGGACAATGGCAAGCAGGTAACGGTAGTTATTGAGCTAAAAGCTCGTTTTGACGAAGAAAACAACATCATATGGGCCAAGAAGCTCGAAAAAGCAGGCTGTCATGTAGTATATGGGCTCACCCACTTAAAGGTCCACTCAAAAGCCATTCTAGTTGTCAGAAAAGAAGAGGGTACAATAAGAAGATATGTTCATCTTGGGACTGGAAATTACAATGAAAATACTGCAAAGATTTATACAGACCTCAGCCTGTTTACCAGCAATGTCTACTTTGGAACAGACGTATCAAATCTTTTCAACACGCTGACAGGACTTTCCCAGCCAAGTCACTGGTATAAGATAGGGGTTTCACCCATCAACTTAAGAGAGAAAATAATTAGATTGATAAGAAGAGAGTCAAAATATCGCTCTAACGGACACATTATAGCCAAAATGAACGCCTTAGTAGATGATGAAATAGTAAAAGAGCTCTATCTCGCATCGATAGAGGGGGTAAAAATAGATCTAATTGTGAGAGGAATATGCTGCCTAAGGCCCAGTATAAAAGAAATCAGCGAGAATATAAGAGTAATTAGCATTGTGGGAAGATTTCTTGAACACAGCAGGATATTTTACTTCAAAAATGATTCAAATGAAGAGATATATCTTTCAAGCGCCGACTGGATGCCAAGAAATCTTGACAGAAGGATAGAAACAATTTTCCCTGTTGAGAGCGAAGCATTAAAGGAGAGAATTAAAAAGTGTCTAAACATAATGTT
- the radA gene encoding DNA repair protein RadA translates to MYQRGAAIANKNKNNFICTECGFESAVWKGQCPICSSWNSFQSKDDILEKESVLQLDDLVYVEEERLTFELPDLNDIFGGGVVKGSVTLLSGEPGIGKSTLALQMANQISNRYQEVLYISSEESANQVASRAKRLNLNEKNLKFLSCSDLNKILKTVKNYNFSMIVIDSIQMLYDSEEASSLGSPSQMKQCASKINLFSKQTNTPFLLIGHINKEGSIAGPKFIEHLVDSVLFFQGDRSSTTRTLRSLKNRFGSTNELIIFEMKEEGLIKPKNISELILKNSDLSGTSFCITMEGSRPLLVQVESLVNQSFKTNSTRLSHGINFNHFMLIVAILEKHLNMKLYDKDIYINITGGITTEDRGIDLAIAVSLISSYYDIIIPKSTLFIGECSLSGEVRAVYNIEKRLLEASKIGIKKVFAPDIKTKVKDLDLNEIKKLKDLTDWIKEWKTQYSKEKIG, encoded by the coding sequence TTGTACCAGCGAGGAGCTGCAATAGCAAATAAAAATAAAAATAATTTCATATGTACAGAATGTGGATTTGAATCTGCTGTCTGGAAGGGGCAATGTCCAATATGTAGTTCTTGGAATAGCTTTCAATCAAAAGACGACATATTGGAAAAAGAAAGTGTTCTTCAGTTAGATGATTTAGTTTATGTTGAAGAAGAGAGATTGACATTTGAGTTACCCGATCTAAATGATATTTTTGGTGGCGGAGTTGTTAAAGGCTCCGTCACATTGCTTTCTGGAGAGCCAGGCATTGGAAAGTCAACCTTAGCTCTTCAAATGGCAAATCAAATTTCGAATCGATATCAAGAAGTCCTATACATATCAAGCGAAGAATCTGCAAACCAGGTGGCATCCAGAGCAAAAAGATTGAACCTAAATGAGAAAAATTTAAAATTCCTTTCCTGCTCCGATCTAAACAAGATACTTAAAACAGTGAAAAATTATAATTTTTCTATGATTGTAATTGATTCTATACAAATGCTTTATGATTCTGAAGAGGCCTCGTCTTTGGGATCTCCCTCCCAGATGAAACAATGCGCATCAAAAATAAACTTGTTTTCCAAGCAAACAAATACCCCTTTTTTATTAATTGGTCACATAAATAAAGAAGGCTCAATTGCAGGCCCAAAATTTATTGAGCACTTGGTTGACAGCGTCTTGTTCTTTCAGGGAGACAGGTCTTCTACCACAAGAACCCTTAGGTCTTTAAAAAACCGTTTTGGATCGACGAATGAATTAATTATTTTTGAGATGAAGGAAGAGGGTCTAATAAAACCCAAAAATATCTCAGAGCTAATTTTAAAAAATAGCGATCTCTCAGGAACTTCTTTTTGTATAACCATGGAAGGCTCCAGGCCTCTTCTTGTACAAGTTGAGTCTCTTGTTAACCAATCCTTCAAAACTAACTCAACTAGGCTCTCTCACGGCATAAACTTTAATCACTTCATGCTAATAGTAGCAATTTTAGAGAAACATCTAAATATGAAACTGTACGATAAGGATATCTACATAAACATAACTGGCGGTATCACAACAGAAGACAGAGGTATAGATCTTGCAATTGCAGTATCATTAATTTCATCTTATTATGATATCATTATTCCAAAGAGTACACTTTTTATAGGAGAATGCTCTTTATCTGGAGAAGTAAGAGCTGTATATAATATTGAAAAAAGACTTTTAGAGGCATCAAAAATTGGTATCAAAAAGGTCTTTGCGCCTGACATAAAGACAAAAGTTAAAGATTTAGATTTGAATGAAATAAAAAAACTAAAAGATTTAACAGATTGGATAAAAGAATGGAAAACTCAGTATTCAAAAGAAAAGATTGGTTAA